A window of the Sphingomonas piscis genome harbors these coding sequences:
- a CDS encoding tryptophan halogenase family protein: MSSAPIFNVLIVGGGTAGWMAAAGLRRILPEQDYAIRLVESEQIGTVGVGEATLPHIKLFNDMLGLDEAEFMAETGATFKLGIEFGDWLRTGHSYIHPFGAFGEPWAGVDFQHHWLRAQHCDVAVRPLQDYSLAVRLAREDRFGFPAGEHGNIGSTFSYAYHFDAGRYAAYLRRWCVDRGVERVEGRITGVHRNGGSGDIAAVRLESGIELEADLFIDCSGFRSMLLDQTLGIAWEDWAHWLPCDSALAVPCASGGELTPYTRSTAKAGGWIWRIPLQHRTGNGYVFASSFLPPDRAAEALLEQLDGETDADPKLLRFAAGRRALAWKNNCVAIGLSSGFLEPLESTSIYLIQAAIMDLLKLFPRRGSTADPRLAAEYNRLFGMHYDRVRDFLVLHYVANDRVGEPLWDYLRAMPLPDTLRHKIDLFRSRGTTPDYELGLFSKDSWLAVLAGQGIVAERYDRCADAMGPRQLEQRLRDLEARLDRCVSSHADHGTFVARYCAEPYRQEVA, from the coding sequence ATGAGCTCCGCCCCCATCTTCAACGTCCTTATCGTCGGTGGCGGCACCGCTGGTTGGATGGCGGCGGCCGGTCTTCGCCGGATCCTCCCGGAGCAGGATTATGCGATCCGGCTGGTTGAATCCGAACAGATCGGCACTGTGGGGGTGGGTGAGGCGACGCTTCCGCACATCAAGCTCTTCAACGACATGCTGGGGCTCGACGAGGCCGAGTTCATGGCCGAGACCGGCGCCACCTTTAAGCTCGGCATCGAGTTCGGGGACTGGCTACGGACGGGTCACAGCTACATCCATCCATTCGGCGCCTTCGGTGAGCCTTGGGCCGGGGTCGATTTTCAGCATCATTGGCTACGTGCGCAACATTGCGACGTCGCGGTCCGTCCACTCCAGGATTACTCCCTCGCCGTGCGTCTGGCACGGGAAGATCGGTTCGGCTTTCCCGCAGGCGAGCACGGGAACATCGGTTCGACCTTCTCCTACGCCTATCATTTCGATGCGGGCCGCTACGCCGCCTACCTACGGCGGTGGTGCGTCGACCGCGGCGTCGAGCGCGTGGAAGGTCGCATCACGGGAGTTCACCGTAACGGGGGCAGCGGCGACATTGCTGCCGTCCGGCTCGAATCGGGCATCGAGCTGGAAGCGGATTTGTTCATCGACTGCTCCGGTTTCCGGTCCATGCTCCTCGACCAGACGCTGGGCATCGCTTGGGAGGATTGGGCACATTGGCTGCCGTGCGATTCCGCGCTTGCGGTGCCCTGCGCCAGCGGCGGCGAGCTGACCCCGTACACGCGCTCGACGGCCAAAGCAGGCGGCTGGATCTGGCGAATTCCGCTGCAGCATCGCACCGGCAACGGCTATGTCTTTGCCAGCAGCTTCCTGCCGCCCGACAGGGCTGCCGAAGCGCTATTGGAGCAACTCGACGGGGAGACGGATGCCGATCCCAAGCTGCTTCGATTTGCAGCCGGCCGCCGGGCCCTCGCCTGGAAAAACAATTGCGTGGCGATCGGCCTGTCGAGCGGCTTCCTGGAGCCGCTGGAGTCCACCAGCATATACCTCATCCAGGCCGCCATCATGGACCTGCTGAAGCTCTTCCCGCGTCGTGGAAGCACGGCCGACCCGCGGCTTGCGGCAGAATATAATCGGCTGTTCGGCATGCACTACGATCGCGTTCGCGATTTCCTGGTGCTTCACTACGTCGCCAATGACCGTGTCGGAGAGCCGCTGTGGGACTATCTCCGCGCCATGCCGCTGCCGGATACGCTGCGGCACAAGATAGACCTGTTTCGCTCGCGCGGCACGACGCCAGACTACGAACTCGGCCTCTTTTCCAAGGACAGTTGGCTGGCGGTCCTGGCGGGTCAGGGGATTGTCGCGGAACGCTATGACCGCTGCGCCGACGCGATGGGTCCCAGGCAGCTGGAGCAGCGATTGCGCGACCTCGAGGCCCGGCTCGACCGATGTGTTTCAAGCCACGCCGATCACGGCACGTTCGTGGCACGCTATTGCGCCGAGCCTTACCGGCAGGAGGTCGCATGA
- a CDS encoding TonB-dependent receptor translates to MIKGRSRAACSAIFRNSVSVFALTVVASGAAHAQDSATTDDQAAQAQQSSTGSTEAPSQASPGDDIVVVGVRRALATSQDIKRNANTVVDSITATDIGAFPDKSASEALSRVPGITVNRLQSADDSTHPSGEPTSVLIRGLPFVKTEFNGRDSFSADSARGLNFNDVSPELLAGVDAYKNLTAEMIEGGIAGTVNLRTRLPFDSKGLQATGTFRMNYGDRSGRWTPEFSALVSNTWDTEAGRFGLMADYAQSHVVTRTESVIMDKIDTYCTGGFGTQASATITNGAVACNGNPFGGTGWAYAPDGVRFSEVDYDRKRRGIAAAAQYENVAGNFRLTAQYTNSHYKNAWFERASHAIFDGNYFGTPAFFPRTSTILGPAPGTPALAFGSDGMLQSGVLTQGHGFWRGSFESDQAAADTGSAVPGIPFVNSCAGGTNRPCSSLRDGMRFENEARNFGHREGTKDYSLNARWDVTDRLHTNFDVQYVDATTYNNDILVAAGSLANMDYRVNSDGTPQITSLPGSNVNYADGGLANPHNYWIPFIQGHVEDNDGTELALRADAEYDFDEGGWLDSLKVGVRNAERKQTVRYSTFNWTPIAASWNCNGPGFNADNTSPAPYPACAAGHPPFQGYGDGIWESYALGGGNFYDGDVYDNGDLVYLNRDTLRDFDRLIGALGGAATNSPIGSGYTAICDRPEATEHDCFTPSEVMRLKERTLAGYAMLRFGGDDTTLFGNVTVKGNIGLRVVRTTENSRGSVAFPAATTLLSLPACGTPLSGNAVVNPRCYLTADTIAFASGGGTDDTYKASFTNWLPSFNLRLGLPDRTYVRFAYSRAISRPDIGLLRNFVSINAPVINTGPDSPYVVYNSPTAAHTAANVTGYNFVFRAEAGNAGLKPVVADQFDVSFEKYFGPSSSFTVDAFYKKLRNTVSYGLFTRQFTNNGSTQNVEVRGPDNEKGGGKLYGFEAAFQTFFDFLPQPFDGLGTQLNYTYVKQSGINNSNLINATSGGGVGAVGIGVPVEGGTALIDSHKLQGISKHTFNAVALYEKGPLGVRLAYNWRSRYLTNNLDCCIGLPVYQKAAGFLDGSIRYSINKYLELSLDASNLLNTTTVYEQQIFGDSIATPGAKPVYFDSAWNRVDRRYQFGVRVKF, encoded by the coding sequence ATGATCAAGGGCCGTTCGCGTGCCGCGTGCAGCGCAATATTCCGCAACAGCGTTTCCGTTTTTGCATTAACGGTGGTCGCCTCCGGTGCGGCGCATGCGCAGGACAGCGCAACCACTGACGACCAGGCCGCGCAGGCCCAGCAATCTTCCACCGGCAGCACGGAAGCGCCGTCGCAGGCCTCGCCCGGCGACGACATCGTCGTTGTCGGCGTCCGCCGCGCCTTGGCAACATCGCAGGACATCAAGCGTAACGCCAACACCGTCGTCGATTCCATCACGGCGACCGACATCGGCGCCTTCCCGGACAAGTCCGCGTCCGAAGCATTGTCCCGCGTTCCCGGCATCACAGTGAACCGGTTGCAGTCCGCGGACGACAGCACCCACCCGTCGGGCGAGCCGACCAGCGTCCTGATCCGTGGCCTTCCATTCGTGAAGACCGAGTTCAACGGGCGCGACAGCTTCTCCGCGGACTCGGCCCGGGGGCTGAACTTCAACGACGTTTCGCCCGAGCTGCTCGCCGGTGTCGACGCATACAAGAATTTAACTGCCGAGATGATCGAGGGCGGCATTGCGGGCACGGTCAATCTGCGCACGCGGTTGCCGTTCGACAGCAAGGGACTGCAGGCAACCGGCACCTTCCGGATGAACTATGGCGATCGTTCAGGACGCTGGACGCCCGAATTCTCGGCGCTGGTCAGCAATACTTGGGATACGGAAGCCGGCCGCTTCGGCCTGATGGCCGATTACGCCCAGTCCCATGTCGTGACGCGGACCGAAAGCGTCATCATGGATAAGATCGACACCTATTGCACCGGCGGCTTCGGCACGCAGGCCAGCGCAACGATCACCAATGGCGCGGTTGCCTGCAACGGCAATCCGTTCGGCGGCACGGGTTGGGCCTATGCGCCTGATGGGGTGCGGTTTTCCGAAGTCGACTATGATCGCAAGCGGCGCGGTATCGCTGCGGCCGCGCAATATGAGAATGTCGCCGGCAATTTCCGTCTGACCGCGCAATATACCAACTCGCATTACAAGAACGCCTGGTTCGAACGAGCCAGCCACGCCATCTTCGACGGCAATTACTTCGGCACGCCCGCCTTCTTCCCGCGGACCAGCACTATCCTCGGCCCCGCGCCCGGAACACCCGCGCTTGCGTTCGGATCGGATGGCATGCTCCAGTCCGGCGTCTTGACCCAAGGGCATGGCTTCTGGCGTGGAAGCTTCGAGAGCGACCAGGCGGCGGCCGACACCGGCTCGGCCGTGCCCGGCATTCCGTTCGTCAATTCCTGCGCGGGTGGGACGAACCGTCCCTGCTCATCGCTTCGGGACGGAATGCGTTTCGAAAATGAGGCGCGGAATTTCGGTCACCGAGAAGGAACGAAGGATTATTCGCTCAATGCGCGGTGGGACGTTACCGACCGCCTGCACACCAACTTCGATGTGCAATATGTCGATGCGACCACTTACAACAACGATATCCTGGTGGCCGCGGGATCGCTGGCGAACATGGACTATCGGGTGAACAGCGACGGCACCCCGCAGATCACCTCGCTGCCCGGATCGAACGTCAACTACGCCGACGGCGGGCTGGCCAATCCTCACAACTACTGGATCCCGTTCATCCAGGGTCATGTCGAGGACAATGACGGTACCGAACTCGCGCTGCGTGCCGATGCCGAATATGACTTCGACGAAGGCGGATGGCTGGACTCGCTGAAGGTTGGCGTCCGCAATGCCGAGCGCAAGCAAACGGTGCGTTACTCTACCTTCAACTGGACGCCAATCGCGGCCAGCTGGAACTGCAACGGTCCGGGATTCAACGCGGACAATACGTCGCCGGCGCCCTATCCCGCGTGCGCCGCAGGACATCCGCCGTTCCAGGGTTATGGCGATGGCATCTGGGAGTCCTACGCGCTGGGCGGAGGCAACTTCTATGACGGCGACGTCTACGACAATGGCGATCTCGTCTATCTGAACCGCGACACGCTCCGCGATTTCGACCGGCTGATCGGCGCGCTTGGCGGCGCCGCCACCAATTCGCCGATCGGAAGCGGCTACACCGCCATCTGCGATCGGCCCGAGGCGACGGAGCATGATTGCTTCACCCCGTCGGAGGTGATGCGCCTCAAGGAACGGACGCTCGCCGGCTATGCGATGCTGCGGTTCGGCGGCGACGATACGACCTTGTTCGGCAACGTCACGGTCAAGGGTAACATCGGCCTGCGCGTCGTTCGCACGACGGAGAACAGCCGCGGTTCGGTCGCTTTCCCGGCAGCGACGACCTTGCTGTCGCTGCCCGCTTGCGGGACCCCGCTGTCGGGCAATGCGGTGGTCAATCCGCGTTGCTACCTGACTGCCGACACGATCGCGTTCGCCAGCGGCGGCGGCACGGACGACACCTACAAGGCGTCATTCACCAATTGGCTGCCAAGCTTCAACCTGCGCTTGGGCCTTCCCGACCGCACCTACGTCCGCTTCGCTTACTCTCGCGCAATCTCGCGGCCGGACATTGGCCTGTTGCGCAACTTCGTGTCGATCAACGCGCCGGTCATCAACACCGGCCCGGACTCGCCCTACGTGGTTTATAATTCGCCCACGGCGGCGCACACGGCGGCAAACGTCACGGGGTACAACTTCGTGTTCCGTGCCGAAGCGGGCAATGCCGGCCTGAAGCCGGTCGTCGCCGACCAGTTCGATGTCTCGTTCGAGAAATATTTCGGACCTAGCAGCTCCTTCACCGTGGACGCCTTCTACAAGAAGCTGCGCAACACGGTTTCCTACGGCCTGTTTACCCGGCAGTTCACGAACAATGGATCGACCCAGAATGTCGAAGTGCGTGGGCCGGACAATGAAAAGGGCGGCGGCAAGCTCTACGGGTTCGAAGCGGCGTTCCAGACCTTCTTCGACTTCCTGCCACAGCCGTTTGACGGGCTGGGTACCCAGCTCAACTACACCTACGTCAAGCAATCGGGGATCAACAATTCCAACTTGATCAATGCGACGTCGGGCGGTGGCGTTGGCGCGGTCGGCATCGGCGTTCCGGTGGAAGGCGGAACGGCGCTGATCGACTCCCACAAGCTGCAGGGCATATCCAAGCACACGTTCAACGCCGTGGCCCTTTACGAAAAGGGACCGCTCGGCGTTCGCCTCGCCTACAACTGGCGCTCGCGGTACCTCACCAACAACCTCGACTGCTGCATCGGCCTTCCGGTGTACCAGAAGGCCGCGGGCTTCCTCGACGGGTCGATCCGCTACTCGATCAACAAATACCTCGAACTGTCGCTCGACGCATCGAACCTGCTGAACACGACTACCGTGTACGAACAGCAGATTTTCGGTGACTCGATTGCGACGCCCGGCGCCAAGCCGGTCTACTTCGACTCTGCCTGGAACCGGGTCGACCGGCGCTATCAGTTCGGCGTCCGGGTGAAGTTCTAG
- a CDS encoding MFS transporter has protein sequence MNPPPQGPETRPRLSIGQIASICCGLFGVQIVWGLQNVNTSRIFQTLGADVAELPMLWIAGPIAGLIVQPIIGQWSDRTRGPLGRRRPFLLAGAFLTALSLLLMPNVTSVWTASAGLWLLTISINVVMEPFRALLADVLPEEQRDAGFAMQVLFIGSGAVFASLLPWIFGNWLGWSGGSSPDGLPPSVHAAFYTGAAGVLLTVLWSVVATREPPAPAEVASAGVLSKPDNARQLARRGGVWVLLAAGGTASVAVLDLHREGYLLCGVIAAYGVIQLLAAWPSIRFASQAGAVATAIITMPRVMRRLAWTQFATWFGLFAMWVYLVPAVANLHYGAPVAGSARYNEAADAVGILFAAYNGCAALFALLLPAIVGVLGRRGSHALCLAVGALGFAGIGAVDDPGLLWLPTAAIGCAWGSVLSTPYAMVASAVPPERVGVYMGIHNMFLVLPQLAAAAVLGPMIGNLFGDDPTRALDIAAAAFLIAAVLTFLIPRESDPLAPDLHM, from the coding sequence TTGAACCCTCCGCCCCAAGGTCCCGAAACGCGCCCGCGCCTGTCGATCGGGCAAATCGCCAGCATCTGTTGCGGGCTGTTCGGCGTGCAGATCGTCTGGGGTCTCCAGAACGTCAACACGAGCCGGATCTTCCAAACCTTGGGCGCCGACGTTGCCGAATTGCCCATGCTGTGGATTGCCGGGCCGATCGCCGGTCTGATCGTCCAGCCGATTATTGGCCAGTGGAGCGACCGGACGCGGGGACCGCTCGGCCGCCGGCGTCCGTTCCTGCTTGCAGGCGCGTTCCTGACCGCACTTTCCCTGCTGCTGATGCCCAACGTCACCAGTGTGTGGACCGCCAGTGCGGGCCTGTGGCTTCTTACCATTTCCATCAATGTCGTGATGGAGCCGTTCCGCGCCTTGCTCGCGGACGTCCTGCCGGAGGAGCAGCGCGACGCCGGCTTTGCCATGCAAGTTTTGTTCATCGGCAGCGGAGCGGTGTTTGCCTCCCTGCTGCCATGGATCTTCGGGAACTGGCTCGGCTGGTCGGGCGGATCGTCGCCTGACGGACTGCCGCCATCCGTGCACGCGGCTTTCTATACGGGCGCTGCTGGCGTGCTGCTGACCGTTCTGTGGTCCGTAGTCGCCACGCGGGAGCCGCCGGCGCCGGCCGAGGTTGCGTCGGCCGGGGTCCTCAGCAAGCCCGACAACGCGCGGCAGCTCGCCCGGCGGGGAGGCGTGTGGGTTCTGCTGGCGGCCGGGGGCACGGCGAGTGTCGCGGTTCTTGACCTTCACCGCGAAGGCTATCTCCTGTGCGGCGTCATCGCCGCATACGGGGTGATCCAGCTGCTGGCAGCCTGGCCCTCCATCCGCTTCGCGTCGCAGGCAGGTGCAGTTGCGACCGCCATCATCACCATGCCCAGGGTTATGCGCCGGTTGGCCTGGACGCAGTTCGCGACCTGGTTCGGGCTGTTCGCCATGTGGGTCTACCTGGTGCCCGCAGTGGCGAACCTGCACTATGGCGCGCCGGTGGCTGGAAGCGCCCGGTACAACGAAGCCGCCGACGCTGTGGGCATCCTGTTTGCGGCCTACAACGGCTGTGCCGCCCTTTTCGCGCTCTTGCTGCCCGCTATCGTCGGCGTGCTTGGACGGCGCGGATCGCACGCCTTGTGCCTTGCAGTGGGCGCCTTGGGCTTTGCCGGGATCGGCGCCGTGGACGACCCGGGCCTGCTGTGGCTCCCCACCGCGGCGATTGGGTGCGCCTGGGGATCGGTCCTGTCGACACCATATGCGATGGTGGCAAGCGCCGTCCCGCCGGAGCGGGTCGGCGTCTACATGGGCATTCACAACATGTTCCTCGTGCTGCCGCAGCTGGCGGCGGCGGCCGTCCTTGGGCCGATGATCGGGAACCTGTTCGGCGACGATCCGACTCGGGCGCTCGACATCGCTGCCGCGGCCTTCCTGATTGCTGCCGTCCTCACCTTTTTGATCCCCCGCGAGTCGGATCCTCTTGCACCCGATTTGCACATGTAA